In Rahnella aquatilis CIP 78.65 = ATCC 33071, one DNA window encodes the following:
- the cobA gene encoding uroporphyrinogen-III C-methyltransferase: protein MQQIAQILAGANRRNPVCRGEVWLVGAGPGDVELLTLKALRVIQQADVVVFDRLVSAPVMALIPDEALRIDAGKSTRNHTLGQEEINQLLVDLALTGHRVVRLKGGDPFVFGRGGEEMAHCQQNGVLCHIVPGITAAMGCAASSGIPLTHRNLAQSVRFVTGHGAQGEPDVDWRALAEARQTLVFYMGIAGSSNISQKLIAHGMPPEMPVAVIERGTQPEQRVFTGTLNSLENIIVANRVVTPALLIIGEVAGMYRQPAQAAAGVSPASQSTTRRTTFQLVPAAGRADCW, encoded by the coding sequence ATGCAGCAGATCGCGCAAATTCTGGCGGGTGCCAACCGGCGTAATCCGGTGTGTCGCGGTGAAGTCTGGCTGGTCGGCGCGGGGCCGGGGGATGTCGAGCTGCTGACCCTGAAGGCGTTGCGCGTGATCCAGCAGGCGGATGTGGTGGTGTTTGACCGGCTGGTATCCGCGCCGGTGATGGCGCTGATCCCCGACGAGGCGCTGCGCATCGATGCCGGTAAATCGACGCGCAATCACACGCTGGGGCAGGAAGAAATTAACCAGTTATTGGTCGATTTGGCGTTGACCGGTCACCGCGTAGTACGCCTCAAAGGCGGGGATCCGTTTGTGTTCGGTCGCGGCGGCGAGGAGATGGCGCATTGCCAGCAGAACGGCGTGCTGTGCCACATCGTGCCCGGCATCACGGCGGCGATGGGGTGCGCGGCATCCAGCGGTATTCCGCTGACCCACCGGAACCTGGCGCAGTCGGTACGGTTTGTGACGGGCCATGGCGCACAGGGTGAGCCGGACGTTGACTGGCGGGCCCTGGCCGAAGCGCGCCAGACACTGGTGTTTTACATGGGCATTGCAGGCAGCAGCAACATCAGCCAGAAACTGATTGCCCACGGCATGCCGCCGGAGATGCCGGTCGCGGTGATTGAAAGGGGCACGCAACCGGAACAGCGGGTATTCACCGGCACACTGAATTCACTGGAGAATATCATCGTGGCGAACCGTGTGGTCACACCCGCGCTGCTGATTATCGGTGAGGTGGCGGGAATGTACCGGCAGCCTGCACAAGCCGCGGCTGGTGTGTCACCTGCCAGTCAGTCAACAACTCGCCGTACAACGTTTCAGCTTGTGCCAGCGGCTGGTCGGGCTGACTGCTGGTGA